The genomic interval TAGAGTGCGGGCATGCCGGAACAGCCCCAGACCTCGCGAGGCGCCGCGACCTACCAGCGCATCCTGGACGCCGCCACCGAAGAGTTCGCCCAGCACGGCATCGCCGGGGCGCGCATCGAACGCATCGTGACGGCGGCGCGCACCAACAAGGCACAGCTCTACGCCTACTTCGGCGACAAGGAACGACTCTTCGACGCGATCTTCCTCAGCTCGCTGGAGCGCATCACCAACGTCGTGCCCATCGACGCCGACGATCTCGCGGACTGGGCCGTCCGTCTCTACGACGAATACCTGCGCCGCCCCGATCTCATCCGGCTGGCGACCTGGACGCGACTGGAGCGCCGCCCTGACGGGCATCTCGTCGAGAGGCACCAGCAGTACGACGACCGCAAGCTCGGGGCCATCGCCGAGGCCCAGGACGCCGGGCGGGTCCGCGCGGGCGACCCGTTCGACATCATGGCCATGGTCATCGCCATGTCCATGGCCTGGTCACCGGTCAGCAACGTCTATGCGGCCAGCAGCCAAGAACCCGATGCCGTGCATGAACAGCGCCGTGCCCTGCTCCGCGACTGCGTCCACAGCGCCACCGCGGCCGACCGGGGCAGGGGCGACGTATCTCCCTGGTGACTGTCACCCACACCCCTTGGTGACGCTCACGCACGTTGCCTGGGCAGCTATGGAGATACTCCGTGCTCCGCATAGTTGCCCTGGCCACGGCCGACGAGCGAGGGTGGCCGGGTGACCCTGCTACTGACTCGTTCCCTGATCACCGAGCTGCTCGACCCCGACACCGTGATGGCCGGACTGCACGCGGGCTTCCTCGCGGCCGGTCCGGACGTTCGGCCGTTGCGGGTGCGGACGGATCTTCCCCGGCCGGGCACAGCGACTCCCCGGCCGGGCGCGGCGACTCCTCCCGGGCCGGGCACGGCGACAGCGTTGCTGCCCGGAGTGATCGACGGCATCCCGGCCTACACGGTGAAGGTCAACGCGAAGTTCCCCGACGCGACTCCCGCGCTGCGCGGGCTCGTCTGTCTGCACGACCTGGCGGACGGAGAGCTGCTGGCCGTGCTCGACTCGGCGACGGTCACGGCCTGGCGCACCGGGCTGGCCGCGGCTCTGGCGACGCACGCACTCGCCGCCGGCCACGCGGGATCGGTCAGCGTCGTCGGTGCGGGCGCCCAGGCCCGGATGGTGCTGCAGGGTCTCGCCCGGCTGCGTGAGCTGACCAGGCTGACCGTGTGCGACACCGACCCCGCGCGGGCGGCCGCGTTCGCCGCGGAACACGAACGCCTTCTGGGTATCCCGGTCGAGACGGCTGCCGAGCCTCGGCGCGCCGCTTCTCGCGGGGACATCGTCGTCCTGGCCACATGGTCACGCAGCCCGCTGCTCGACGCCTCCGATCTACGCCCCGGCATGCACGTCACCACGCTCGGCGCCGATGAACCCGGAAAGGTCGAACTCGCCGCCGACGCACTGCGACACGCCCTCACCGTGGTCGACGACCTCGAACTCGCCGTCGCCATGGGGGCCCTCGGCAACAGCGGGCTGGGCGCGGACGCCGCGCACGCCTCGCTCGGGCAGGTGCTCCACGGTGAGCGGCCCGGTCGCGAGAGCAGCGACCAGATCACGGTCTACGCCCCCGTCGGTCTGCCCTGGCAGGACCTGGCTCTGGCCTGGCCCGTCTACCGGGCCGCCGCCGGAGCGGGCGCCTGCCCGCAGGTCGACTTCCTGGCCTGACCAGGGGCCGCACGATCGGCCGGGAACGGCGGCCAGGCGCCGGGAACGGCCGCCTGACCGGTGGCCCGGCCCGGCGGCGGGGCGCCGGCAACGGAAAAGGGGATGGGGACGACCCTCTTCGGTCGTCCCCATCCCCGTCCCCAGCCGGTTCAGCTGAGCTGGGCGCCTTCCACGGTGCTGGTGACTGTGCCGGCGGTGGAGGTGGTGGCCCCCGCCGCGCCGTCGATCAGCGTGCCGAGCTCGCCGACGTTGTCCAGCGCGCCCAGGCTGACGGGCGGCTCGGCGGCGTGCGCCGTGTCCCCGCCTCCCGGGGGCGGGGAGATGGCGGCGATGACCGCTCCGGCGGCGAGGGTGACGGCGGCGAGTACGCTTCGCTTCTTCATGCCGGGTTCAACGGCTCGACCCCCGCAAAGGGCACGCCCCGATCGAGGACCACCGTCTCCATCACGGCACCCACGTGACGGAGGCGGTGTCCGCGCGGCGCAGCTCGCCCACCGTCAGCACGCCGGCGGCGACCCCGGTGGCCATGAGGCCCGCGATCGCGAACATCAACCGGCGGCTGCTCGGCGACAGGGCGAGGTACGCGTCCCGCGTCAGCTCGACCGCCCGGTCGGTGGTCACCGACGTGTCGTAGGCGACGTACCGGCCCTGGCGCACCTCCGCGTCCTGCAACAGCTGGTCCCCCGCCGCATCGAGTCCGACGACGGCCGCACCCGCCACCTCGCTGTCAACCACTCCCTGAGCTCTGCCTAGTCTGTGCGCATGGTGGTCTACGCCCCGGCGGCGCTCCTTTTCCTCGTCTTCTGTGTGAGCGTGCTGCGCGAGCGCCGCAAGTTCAGCAACGCCGTCATCCTGGGGCTCGCCGCGCTCTGCGCGCTGGCCGGCCTGCTGTACCGGCTGGTCGACTCCGGCTCCGCCTCCGCGCCCGTCGTGGTGTGGTCGCTGCTGGGCCTGGGGGCGGTGGCGGTGCTCGTACTGACGTGCTTCCTCTTCCTCAACGGCGTACGCATGCTGCGCAAGGAGGGCAGGAGCCCGTCGAATCTGCTCTCCCTGCTGGCCGCCCTGGCCGTCCTCGCCGTGGTCGCCCTGCTCGCCACCGCCGCCGCCCTGCGGACACCGGTACTGATCGGCGCGGCGACGGCGGCCGGCGGGCTGGCGCTCTACTTCTCGTTCCTGTTCCTGTGCTTCGTCTGTTACGCGTTCCTCTACGGGCGGCTGCGGGTGCGCCGCAAGGCCGACTTCGTGGTCGTACTGGGCTCGGGGCTCGTCGGCGGCTCCACCGTGCCCCCGCTGCTGGCGAGCCGGCTGAAGCGCGGCCGGGAGGTGCACGCACGGCTCTCCCGGCGCGGAGGGTCCCCCGTGCTCATCACCTCGGGCGGGCGGGGGCCCGACGAGGACCTGCCGGAATCCCACGCGATGGCCGACCACCTGGTGGCCGAGGGCTTTCCGGCGCACCTCATCGAGCGGGAGGACCGGTCGACGAACACCGAGGAGAACCTGCGGTTCTGCAAGGCGATCATGGAGGAGGCCAAGCCCGACTACCGGTGCGTCGTCGTCACGAACAACTACCACGCCTTCCGCGCCGCCCTCACCGCCCGGCGGGTCCGGATCCGGGGGCAGGTGGTGGGCTCGCCGACGGCCGCGTACTTCTGGCCCAACGCGACGCTCCGCGAGTTCACCGCGATCCTCGTGGACTACCGGCGGAGCAACACGGTGTTGTGCGTGATCATCATCCTCGGCGGGGTGGCCGCCTGGTACGCGGCCTAATGGTCGGCGCTGGAAACCCTCCGGAAGTTGATCAAGCTGCCAGGGCGACGGAGGATCCGATGTGGTGCCAGGTCGTCGATTACGGCTCGGTGCGGCCCGGACCCTCACGTCACCCCCGAAGGACGCCCCCAGAAGCTCCGCCACTACCTGGTCGACCCGCTGGCTCTGGGGTATCCGAGCGTTGTCCTCGCGGTGTGTCTGTGGGTGACCGTGGATGCCGTCTCCGCTTCCTCCTCCGGAGACGCCGGCTTCGCCGGGTTGTGGGCCGTCCAGGCCACCGCGCCGACCTCGATGGTGTTCCTCGTCGCCGGTCCCCTTGTCAGAGCCACCTGGCACCATGATCGGCGTGACTGAGACAACTGAGCCTGAAGAGAATGAAGTTGCCGGTGCCCCGACCACGCCGGAGGAATGGCGTGTCTTTCTGGAGCGGTACGGCGAGCTGTACGTGAAGGTCCGTGCCGACGAGGAAGAGTTGGTCGACCTGCTGGACGAGGATCAGTTGGAGGCTCTGGACCAGGACGAGCGGGTTGAGCCGTGGCTGGGCGAAGCCCCTGCTCGGGAGGAAGCTCTGGCGGCGTCCGAGGAGCGGCTCGGAGTGCGGTTCCCGCCCGGCCTGCGGGGATTCTTCCTGGCGAGCGACGGGTGGAAGCGCCTCGACGGCTGGGTGGACAGCGTCCATCCGTGCGACCGCGTCGTGTGGATGCGGGACAGCGAGGCCGGCGGACGCGTGACCGAGATCTACGCCTCGATACCCGGCAACGAGGAAGACGTGGAGTTGTTCCGCCGGTCCGTCGAGATCGCCCGGGGAGAGGACTTCTGGCTGCTCGATCCGACCGACGTCGGGCCGGACGGCGAGTGGGCCGCCTACGAGTTCACACCGAAGTACGGCGACACCACGGAGTACCCCAGCTTCTCAGCGCTGTTCCACTCCGGGTACGCGAGCATGGAGGAGGACGAGGAGGACGAGGAGGACGAGGAGGACGAGGAGGACGAGGAGGACGAGGAGGACGACAACTGAGTCGGCCCGTCGGCCCCGTCTGGCATCGTGTACGAAATGCCCTGATGGCGGGGCCAGGAGCGGATCGACTCCGAGCTTCAGCCCTTGCACGTCGGCCCGCCCCGGGCCGGGCCCCGGGCCCCGGCTGAGGGGATCCGCCGGAACCCGGGGCGTCGCGGGAGGATCTGGACGCTCAGAACCCGCCGCCGTCGAAGCCGCCGCCCCCGAAGCCTCCGCCGTCGCCGAAACCGCCGCCCCCGCCGAAGCCCGAGGCGTCGAAGTCGGAGCCGGAGAAGTCGCCGCCGCCCCACTCGCCGCCCGCGCCGCCGCCGAAGTCACCGCCGCCGTACTCGGAGGCGTACGCCGGGGTCGCGAGCATCGAGCCGAGCATGGTGCCGACCAGGAGGCCGGGGAGCAGGCCGCCGCCGAAGTAGCCGCCGGCCCAGGGGCCGTACGCCGGGCCCGCTTCCCAGTACGGGCGGCGGTTGCCGTCGCCGACGTCGACCGTACGGCTCATGGGGTCCTCGCCCCGGGCGAGCCGCGCTTCGTCCGCGCCGCAGACCGGGACTTCCCGGGACGCGCCGCCGGACGGGGTCCACAGAACCTCCGTGACCGCCGTGCCGTGGCGCGGGTCGAAGAAGCACGGCGGGCGGCGGGCCGGGATCTCCGCGCCGGTGCGGCGGGCCTCCAGGACCGCGAGGGAGTAGCGGCCGTCCTCCAGGGACCGGGTGACTTCGCGTACGTCGGAGGGGTGTCCGGCCCTGTCCATCTTCGACTTGGCGCTCTCGTAGGAGTCCAGGGCCCGTTCGTAGTCGGCGCGCATGGTGTCGTCGGCGCCCGGTTCGGCGGGGTGGAAGTCCAGGCGCTCCAGGGTTTCGCCGTACGCGGTGATGTCCTCGTCGACGACGACCCGGAGCTTGTCGAGCGCGGCGCGCTCCTCTTCCTCCTTGCGGCGCTTGTTGCGGCGGGAGATGGCGTAGGCGCCCGCGCCGCCCGCCGCGACCAGCGCGCCGAGCGTGATCAGGCCGCCGACCGGGGCTCCGGCCCCGTCCTCAGCGCCCGAGCCGCCGGACCAGGAGGCGGGGGCGCTGCCCCGGGCCTGTTCGACGGCGCGGTCGACGAAGGCGTTGAGCTGGGTGTCGGCGTCGCCGGCGGTGGTGGTGTTCTCCACGGCGGCGGTGAGGTTGTCGACCGCCCGGACGGGCATGACCTGCGGGTCGGCGCCCGCGTCGAAGCCGTCGCCGAGGCGGACCGCGTAGACGCCGGTTATGCCGGTGTCGCTGCGCAGGGTCTGGAGGAGGCGCTCCTCGGGGAAGGCCGGGGTATCGGGGAGGACGGCCACGAACACCGGCTTGTCGGCGTCCGTGATCTTGTTCTCCAGGGCCTTCTCGTCAGCGACGGAGAGCTGATCACGAGCGCCCGGGTCCACGTAGACCGGGTCGTCGCGCAGGGCCTGGGCGGCGTCCTGGATGGTCGCGGCGGGCGCGGCCGACGCGGGGGAGGTCAGGGCGAGGGCCGCCGCTGCGATGATGAGCAGCAGGCCCGCCAGCAGCGCGGGAAAGAGCCTTTTCCTCATACTTAACGCTACTCCAGACGGGCGACGAACGCCGTCGCCCGTCTGGGAGCGCTTTTTCTACGCTGCTCGGTAGGCCGTACGCAGCCTGGCCACCGCACCGGTCAGATCACCGGTGAGCAGCAGGTGGTCCGCCTCCGCGAACGGCTTCGAGACCTCCTCGGTGAACGTCCCGTCGATCTTCCGCTGGACCAGCAGCCGGGCCCGGTCCACGATCGCCCTGCCCGCCGGGGTCTTCCCCAGGTGCGCCTCCTCGGCGGCCCGGGCGGCGGCGGCGATGGCCACGAGGGCCGGCTCACCGCCGGCCGGGGGCTTGGTGAGGGTGGTCAGGCCCCAGCCGTACGGAAACTGCGGGTCGTAGGCGGTGTCCCCCACGTTGATCGGGAGCTGGGCCTCCGACTTCGGCCAGGTCACCGGGGACTGTCCGGTGAAGGCCCGCCTGCCGTAGAGGACGTCGGCGACGCCGTCGCCCTCGGAGCCCGGCAGCCAGGAGGCCACCAGGGCGTCCATCTCCCCGAGCCGGTCACCGATGAGCTGCGGGCGGCCGGAGACGATGAGGACGGCGCACTTCATGGCGGCGCAGACCTTGTCGACCGCCGCCCGGTCGGCGGCCGTCAGTGCCAGGTCGTGCCCGTTGCCGACGTCGCCGATGCCTTCGGCGTACGGGGTCTCGCCGACGACGACCACGCCCACGTCGTAACCGTCGGTGGCGGCGGAGGCGTCCTGGGAGAACGTCACGGACTCGGGGGTGCGCGCCGCCTTTCGCATGCCCTCCAGGATCGTCGTGCCGCTGGTGGTCTCACCGGAGGACCCCTGCCAGCTGGTGGTCCAGCCGCCGACCTGGTTGCCGAGGTCATCGGCGTTGGACCCGGCGACGTACACCTTCTGGCTGGGTTCGAGCGGGAGGACGGCTCCCTCGTTCTTCAGCAGCACCTGGGACTTGGCCACCGCCTCACGGGCCACCGCGCGGTGCTCGGCCGAGCCGACCTGATCCAGGTGGGTGGTGTCCGCGTACGGCTTCTCGAAGAGGCCGAGGCGGAATTTCTGGGTGAGGACGCGGGCGACGGCGTCGTCGATCCGGGCCTCGGGGACGCGGCCCGCCGCCACCTCGTCCTTCAGGGTCTTCGTGAAGTCCTGGTACGCGGTCGGGACCATGATCATGTCGAGTCCGGCGTTGACCGCCGTGACGACGTCGCTCGCGTAGTCGCCGGGAATCTGGTCGATGGCCTGCCAGTCGCTGACGACGAAGCCCTCGAATCCCATCCGGTCCTTGAGGACGCCGTTGATCATCGCGGCGTTGGCGTGCATCCTCACCGGGCCCTCGCCGTCGCCCAGGATGTCCAGCGAGGAGTACGACGGCATGACCGTGCCGACGCCCCGCTTCACCGACGCCTCGAACGGCGCCAGGTGTACGGCCTCCAGCTCCTCGCGGGTGACCTCGGTGACGCCCTGGTCGACCGTGTACGAGCCGGTGGTGGAGGAGCCGTACGCGGTGCCGCCGTCGCCGACGAAGTGCTTGGCGCTGCCGAGAACCTTGTCGTTGCGGTGCAGGTCCTTGCCGGACGGGCTGCCCTGCATGCCCTGGATGACGGTCTCCATGGCCTCGACCAGGGCGGGGTCCTCGCCGAACGCCTCGTAGGAGCGGCCCCAGCGTTCGTCGCGGGTGACGCAGACGCAGGGTGCGAAGTCCCACGGGACGCCGGTGGCGCGGACCTCCTTCGCCGTGATCGCGCCGGTCCGCTCCGCGCTCTGCGGGTCGCGGCCCGCGCCGATGCCGATGTTGTGCGGCATGATCGTCGCGCCGACCACGTTGTTGTGTCCGTGCACCGCGTCCACGCCGTAGATCAGCGGGATCTGGAAGCGGGTGGTCCGGGTGCGCAGCTGGTAGGCGTCGGTCATCCTCGCCCAGACTGCCGCCGTGTTGGGGGTGGGGGCCGAGCCGCCGCCGGAGAGCAGCGAGCCGAGGCCGTAGGCGGCGATGTCGCCGGGGGCGCGGAGCGCGCCGCGCTCGGCCTGGGTCATCTGGCCGGCCTTCTCGGCGGGCGACATGCGCCCCAGCAGATCCGCCACCCGCTGCTTCACGGGCAGTTTCGCGTTCTGGTACGGGAGTCCGTGGGCGTCGATCACGACCTGCGGGTTCTCCGGGGGAGCCTTGGCACCGGTGACGGTCACCTCCAGCGGGATCGTCTTCGCCCCGGCGGGCTTCGGCGCCTTCGCCGTGCGGACGGTGATGCGGTGGGTGGTGCCGGAGGCGGTGCCCGCGGGGAAGGTGTGGCGGCCGGTGACCGGGGTGTAGTCCTCCCCGGCCTCGGCCGTGCCGCCCTTCGTGGTGTATGTGACGGTGACGGGCTCCTCCGTGGGCACGGAGCCGGCGGTGGTCACGGAGAGGCCGACTTCCGCGCTGTCGCCGTTCTTCACCGGGTGGACCGCCGTGTCGGTGACGACGCCCGGGGTGGGGGCCGGGTCCGCCGCCGCGGCGGGGCCGGTGGGCGGGCCGACGAGCAGGGTGGCCAGCACGGCCCCGGCAGCGAGAGCGGCCGTCACGGGTCCCGCTCCGTCCTTCCGGAGCCGGGAGCGGGGGTGCGGTGTGCGGGGCATGGGGGCGCTCTCTCTTCCTGTGGTCGAGGCCGGCCCCCTTGCACGATCGCGATCCGGCCCGGGAATTCGATCAGGAGCGGGACTGCGTGGGTGATGAACACGACCGAGAAGTCCGGCTGTTCCCTCGACCGGACGAGCCGTCGCGGGATCTGCCGCCGCATGACGACATCGAGCGCCGGTCCGTCAGTACTTCACGACACCTCACGTCGAGATCGGTCCCGCTCCACCCGCCCACCGGGCAGGGAGGGTTGAGCGCTCCCTCTCGAACGCGTGGGAGCCGCCGCCCGGTGGCGGGCGGCGGCTCCCACGAGCGATGCGGACCCCGGACTGGTCCGGGGTCCGGTCGGGTCGGGTCCGGTCGGATCCGGTCGGATCCGGTCGGATCCGGTCCGGTCGGGCTACTCCGTCGGCTCGACGCCCGCGCGCAGCAAGCCGTAGGTGTACGCGTCCTCCAGCGCCTGCCAGGAAGCGGCGATGACGTTCTCGGCGACCCCCACGGTCGCCCAGTCGCCGGTGCCGTCGCCCGTGGTGATGAGCACGCGGGTGGTGGACTCGGTGCCCGTGCGGCCCTCCAGGATGCGGACCTTGTAGTCGACCAGCTCCAACTTGGCGAGCTGCGGGTAGATCCGCTCCAGGGCGACGCGCAGGGCCCGGTCCAGGGCGTTGACCGGGCCGTTGCCCTCGGCGGTGGCGACGATCCGCTCGCCCTTGGCCCAGAGCTTCACGGTGGCCTCGTTGGCGTGGGTGCCGTCGGGGCGGTCCTCGACGATCGCCCGCCAGGACTCCGTACGGAAGTAGCGCCGGGCCCGGCCCTCGACCTCGCCGCGCAGCAGCAGTTCGAAGGAGGCGTCGGCGGCCTCGTAGGTGTAGCCCTGGAGTTCGCGCTCCTTGACCCGCTCCACGACCCGGCCGACCAGGGCGCGGTCGTCACCGAGGTCGATGCCGAGCTCCTTGCCCTTCAGCTCGATGGAGGCGCGACCCGCCATGTCGGAGACCAGCATCCGCATGGTGTTGCCGACCAGCTCGGGGTCGATGTGCTGGTAGAGGTCGGGGTCGACCTTGATCGCGGAGGCGTGCAGCCCGGCCTTGTGGGCGAAGGCCGAGACGCCGACGTACGGCTGGTGGGTGGAGGGGGTGAGGTTGACGACCTCGGCGATGGCGTGCGAGATGCGGGTCATCTCGGCGAGCGCGCCCTCGGGCAGCACCCTCATGCCGTACTTGAGTTCCAGGGCGGCGACGACCGGGAAGAGGTTGGCGTTGCCGACCCGCTCGCCGTAGCCGTTGGCCGTGCACTGGACGTGGGTGGCGCCGGCGTCCACGGCGGCCAGGGTGTTGGCGACGGCGCAGCCGGTGTCGTCCTGGGCGTGGATGCCGAGGCGGGCGCCGGTGTCGGCGACGACCGTGGAGACGACGGCCTGGACCTGGGCGGGGAGCATGCCGCCGTTGGTGTCGCAGAGGATGACGACCTCGGCGCCGGCCTCGTACGCGGTGCGGACCACGGACTTGGCGTACTCGGCGTTGGCGCGGTAGCCGTCGAAGAAGTGCTCGCAGTCCACGAAGACCCGGCGGCCCTGCTCGCGGAGGTGGGAGACGGTGTCGCGGACCATCTCCAGGTTCTCCTCCAGGGTGGTGCGCAGGGCCAGCTCCACGTGCCGGTCGTGCGCCTTGGCCACCAGGGTGATCACCGGGGCGCCGGAGGTCAGGAGGGCCTTCACCTGGGGGTCCTCGGCCGCGCTGCCGCCGGCCCTGCGGGTCGCGCCGAACGCCACGAGCTGGGCGTTCTCGAACGCGATCTCCTGCTGGGCGCGGGCGAAGAACTCCGTGTCGCGCGGGTTGGCCCCCGGCCAGCCGCCCTCGATGTACCCCACACCGAAGGTGTCCAGATGACGGGCGATGGTCAGCTTGTCGGCGACCGTCAGGTTGATGCCCTCACGCTGAGCACCGTCGCGCAGTGTGGTGTCGAAGACATGGAAACTGTCGTCGGTGGCGTTGGCCTTGGTGGTCATGCTGGTCTGACTCCTGTCGGATGAGTGGATCCGGACGGTCTGGGCCTGTTCGGGGAACCCGGAACAGGCCCCAGCTCCACTTGCCCCCATCATCCCGCGCGCCTCGCCCCGGCCCGGGTGCGGGCCGGAAAACGAAAAAACCCCTCGCGGGTGCGAGAGGTCTGCGCGCGGGTCTGGGGCACGATGGCCGCGCCGTACGGGATGGTACGGGGCGGTCACTGCGGACCGGCGCGCCTGCTGCCAATAATCATGACGAACGAGGACACGGGAGCAGTCTCGCACAGCGACGGCCCCGTGACTGCGGTGTCTCAGGATGCGGTCGTGACGCTGGTCGCACCGCCCGGTGAGCCTCCCCGTGCCAGCGTCTCGTCCAGGAACTCCGCCGCCTGCGTCAGCACCTGCTCACGGCCCGTCCCCGGGATCCCGACCGTCACATGGATGCTGAACCCGTCGAGGAGCGCGCGCAGCCGGGCGGCGAACCGGTCGGCGTCCACCGGCCGGAACTCGCCGCGCGAGACCCCTTCGGCGAGCAGCGCCACCAGGTCACGGTGCCAGACACCCTCGATCGCGGCCTGCCGGGAGCGGGCGTCGTCGTCGGCGTTCTGCGAACGGCCCCAGACCTCCAGCCAGAGCGTCCAGTGGGGGTCGCGGTGCCCGGCGGGCAGGTAGAGGTCGATGTACGCGTCCAGCCGCTCGCGGGCCGTCCCCGGCCGGGCGAGCAGGGCGCCGCGCTCGGCCCCCAGACGCCGCTCGCTCCACTCCAGGGTCTGGAGGAGCAGTTCGTCCTTGGTGCGGAAGTAGTAGAGGAGGTGCCCGCTGCTCATCCCCACCTGCCGCCCCAGCCCGGCCATGGTCAGCCCGTCGAGGCCGCGCTCGGCGACGGTGGCCATGGCGGCGGCGAGGACGTCCTCGCGGGGCGGGGCGGCGTGGTGGGTGCGACGGGGGGCGCGGGTCATGGGTTCGCTCGGACCTTCGGCTGCTGCTGGGTGATGCAGTGGATGCCTCCACCGCCGGCGAAGATCGTACGGGCGTCGACGAGGGTCACCGTACGGTCCGGGAAGAGGCCCCGGAAGATCGCGGCGGCCTCTTCGTCGCGCGGGTCGTCGAAGGCGCAGAGGATCACGGCACCGTTGCAGAGGTAGTGGTTGATGTAGGAGTAGTCGACCCACTCCCCGTCCTCGTCGCGGAGCACGGTGGGCGCGGGCACCTCGACGACTTCCAGGGGGCGCCCCCGGGCGTCGGTGGCTGCCCGCAGGACGGCCAGGGTCTCCCGGGTGACCTCGTGGTCGGGGTGGGCCGGGTCCGGCTGGACGTGGGCGAGCACGGTGCCCGGGCGGGCGAACGCGGCGACGATGTCGACATGGCCGAGCGTGCCGTACGTCCCGTAGTCGCCGGTCAGTCCCCGGGGCAGCCAGATGGCCTTCTCCGTGCCGAGGCGGGCGTGGACCTCCGCCTCGACTCTCTCCCTGCTCCAGCCGGGGTTGCGTTCCGCGCCGAGCTGGACGGTCTCGGTGAGCAGGACGGTGCCTTCGCCGTCCACGTGGATCGCGCCGCCCTCGTTGACGAGCGGGGAGCTGTGGGCGGGGGCCCCGGCCAGCTCGGCGACGGCCCGGGCGATGTGCTGGTCGTGCTCCCAGCGGGCCCAGCCCTGGGCGCCCCAGCCGTTGAACGTCCAGTCGACGGCGGCGAGCGTCCGGCCGTCGGTGACGAAGGTGGGGCCGATGTCCCGCATCCAGGCGTCGTCGAGCGGCCTGACGACCAGCTCCACGTCGGGCCCGAGCAGCGCTGCGGCACCCTCCTCCTGGCCGGGCCCGACGACCACGGTCACCGGCTCGAAGCGCCGCACGGCACGGGCGACACCGGCCCAGGCACGGCGGGCCTCGGCCAGCTCGGCGTCGGAGGCGAAGGTGGGGTTGGGCCCCGGCCAGGCCATCCAGGTGCGCTCGTGGGGGGCCCACTCGGGGGGCATGCGGAAGGGGGCGGGGGCGACGGACATGGGGGCTCCTGGTCGAGGGGTTTAGAGTGCCACTCTAACGACAGGTCAAGGTCGGGCGGAAGACGTCTCGCCTATGGTTCGAGCGGGACTCTATTCTCCGAGGGGCGCGCGTCACCCGGCGTCGCGGACGAACTCGGCACGAGAAGGGCAAGGAACTCCAGTTGACCAAGCCGAGAGTTCGTGAGATGTCGACATCTCACGCGAGGGCGCCGCAGATTTTCCTCTTCATCATTGCGCTCATCGGCGCTGGATATCTTCTCCTGCCCGACGAGAATGAAGATCCTCCGTACGGAGAGTCTTATATGAGAGAATATGTGGCGCAGAATCCGGGCATACCGTCATTACTTCCGGCACGATTGCCCGAAGGTGTCCGTTTCCTTGGCCATGAATCGACGCGCTTCGAGAACCGGAAGGCCGTTCTGCGCTCCACCCTGTTCAGGGGCGCCCGTGCTGCCGCACCCGTACAGACCATGTGCGTCGAATTCCGCGACAGCTCTTCCGGCTGCCTGGTCGAGGGAGACCGACGCAAAACGCTCCACCGCGATCAGGGATCGCTCAGAGTCACGGTGACGTTCGGCAACTCCGGAGAGGTTCCGGAAGACCTCGTCGACT from Streptomyces sp. CA-278952 carries:
- a CDS encoding TetR/AcrR family transcriptional regulator, with amino-acid sequence MPEQPQTSRGAATYQRILDAATEEFAQHGIAGARIERIVTAARTNKAQLYAYFGDKERLFDAIFLSSLERITNVVPIDADDLADWAVRLYDEYLRRPDLIRLATWTRLERRPDGHLVERHQQYDDRKLGAIAEAQDAGRVRAGDPFDIMAMVIAMSMAWSPVSNVYAASSQEPDAVHEQRRALLRDCVHSATAADRGRGDVSPW
- a CDS encoding ornithine cyclodeaminase family protein, whose product is MTLLLTRSLITELLDPDTVMAGLHAGFLAAGPDVRPLRVRTDLPRPGTATPRPGAATPPGPGTATALLPGVIDGIPAYTVKVNAKFPDATPALRGLVCLHDLADGELLAVLDSATVTAWRTGLAAALATHALAAGHAGSVSVVGAGAQARMVLQGLARLRELTRLTVCDTDPARAAAFAAEHERLLGIPVETAAEPRRAASRGDIVVLATWSRSPLLDASDLRPGMHVTTLGADEPGKVELAADALRHALTVVDDLELAVAMGALGNSGLGADAAHASLGQVLHGERPGRESSDQITVYAPVGLPWQDLALAWPVYRAAAGAGACPQVDFLA
- a CDS encoding YdcF family protein; the protein is MVVYAPAALLFLVFCVSVLRERRKFSNAVILGLAALCALAGLLYRLVDSGSASAPVVVWSLLGLGAVAVLVLTCFLFLNGVRMLRKEGRSPSNLLSLLAALAVLAVVALLATAAALRTPVLIGAATAAGGLALYFSFLFLCFVCYAFLYGRLRVRRKADFVVVLGSGLVGGSTVPPLLASRLKRGREVHARLSRRGGSPVLITSGGRGPDEDLPESHAMADHLVAEGFPAHLIEREDRSTNTEENLRFCKAIMEEAKPDYRCVVVTNNYHAFRAALTARRVRIRGQVVGSPTAAYFWPNATLREFTAILVDYRRSNTVLCVIIILGGVAAWYAA
- a CDS encoding SCO4225 family membrane protein, with amino-acid sequence MIKLPGRRRIRCGARSSITARCGPDPHVTPEGRPQKLRHYLVDPLALGYPSVVLAVCLWVTVDAVSASSSGDAGFAGLWAVQATAPTSMVFLVAGPLVRATWHHDRRD
- a CDS encoding SMI1/KNR4 family protein — encoded protein: MIGVTETTEPEENEVAGAPTTPEEWRVFLERYGELYVKVRADEEELVDLLDEDQLEALDQDERVEPWLGEAPAREEALAASEERLGVRFPPGLRGFFLASDGWKRLDGWVDSVHPCDRVVWMRDSEAGGRVTEIYASIPGNEEDVELFRRSVEIARGEDFWLLDPTDVGPDGEWAAYEFTPKYGDTTEYPSFSALFHSGYASMEEDEEDEEDEEDEEDEEDEEDDN
- a CDS encoding glycoside hydrolase family 3 N-terminal domain-containing protein: MTAALAAGAVLATLLVGPPTGPAAAADPAPTPGVVTDTAVHPVKNGDSAEVGLSVTTAGSVPTEEPVTVTYTTKGGTAEAGEDYTPVTGRHTFPAGTASGTTHRITVRTAKAPKPAGAKTIPLEVTVTGAKAPPENPQVVIDAHGLPYQNAKLPVKQRVADLLGRMSPAEKAGQMTQAERGALRAPGDIAAYGLGSLLSGGGSAPTPNTAAVWARMTDAYQLRTRTTRFQIPLIYGVDAVHGHNNVVGATIMPHNIGIGAGRDPQSAERTGAITAKEVRATGVPWDFAPCVCVTRDERWGRSYEAFGEDPALVEAMETVIQGMQGSPSGKDLHRNDKVLGSAKHFVGDGGTAYGSSTTGSYTVDQGVTEVTREELEAVHLAPFEASVKRGVGTVMPSYSSLDILGDGEGPVRMHANAAMINGVLKDRMGFEGFVVSDWQAIDQIPGDYASDVVTAVNAGLDMIMVPTAYQDFTKTLKDEVAAGRVPEARIDDAVARVLTQKFRLGLFEKPYADTTHLDQVGSAEHRAVAREAVAKSQVLLKNEGAVLPLEPSQKVYVAGSNADDLGNQVGGWTTSWQGSSGETTSGTTILEGMRKAARTPESVTFSQDASAATDGYDVGVVVVGETPYAEGIGDVGNGHDLALTAADRAAVDKVCAAMKCAVLIVSGRPQLIGDRLGEMDALVASWLPGSEGDGVADVLYGRRAFTGQSPVTWPKSEAQLPINVGDTAYDPQFPYGWGLTTLTKPPAGGEPALVAIAAAARAAEEAHLGKTPAGRAIVDRARLLVQRKIDGTFTEEVSKPFAEADHLLLTGDLTGAVARLRTAYRAA